A portion of the Paenibacillus hamazuiensis genome contains these proteins:
- a CDS encoding FN3 associated domain-containing protein, which produces MTVRQKSIRGIVCAVLLMAIFACAGAFLADASGERWSDHADTGWYNPVYTTFTIDTPAKLAGVAKLVNDGVSPGGASVNGFSGKILEIDRDLDLSAYEWVPIGTGAKPFKGTLIAAGGKVKDISGMTLTDNLTYAGFIGYMDGATVGGFKFTDTGSISMSSVTQDVYVGAAVGLMANNSILYDITNNVSISVDSVTKVTYAGGIVGRAEGIVSNLVNNGAVAAYGGDVYAGGITGAVDRNGLKLKKMWNYGAVSAASKAGKNVYAGGIAGHSSTSIKMDEESTAILNAGAVTASNGLNNYAGGILGKVSGEVTFSANTTNSGAVNVGAPSARGSYAGGLTGRLDTAGSMTLDFPFAAGTGAVANNGGSNVYTGAIAGYVEGSLTWTRSFTNNAGITASGKDHVYTGGLVGYISGNVQFSNIAKNKGDLQISGGGQSGQPDEAYTGGLVGYAAGRVIFESTAASAYENSGSITVSAGTGVYTGGIVSNRGYAQSDGKASENVSSTGNIKVTGKTKIQTGGYVGSLPADSADKTLRKAVFAGDITVAAASSGADNAVSTGGIVGYSAGAAIDSAEFHGTITAAGGTGTFTGGIAGYVDGGSVTGATVSKTPPQYAAITSDGSSGGVAGYLKGTAATATVEYITFTVTSADGFAGGVAGTAQGTISNATIGHATSKTSDSVKFAGGGGIDRVTAGGIVGHNDGPLTLASGSVAKIGLLSETGRTGYNLGAVAGSLMSDAKVGTAGSPVKVNDLVIDIKADNSSVGGAIGINRSPQIFLNVEGLTVTIPASGVSFGGAAGVQNAAAGTEAADGFMIAVNNVTLTAQGNNPQIGGIAGKSTGVIAGAKAINHQLSASGVGAEIGGIVGRSEAPDGSASPAVVKDVWVHAGENVLIGASGQNSTVGGIAGYAKNTEIQNPQIEAVLPDYATLNVAGAGSAAGGIAGKTDNGKIIGDAQKINADNLIVSGTADASSSYIGGIVGYGSKTRVEKVFSGAVNLIANGPSSTVGGMAGYNLGTDTAVIINNNTDALSIKVGPNAVSSTAGGVVGLNDKRAGEPGPAPDKEISTIQNSRIVGTISSGARASVTGGLVGSNRSLIANGSISDKISVVSKGEAGIAGGLAGLNEESGTLYYTYSNASLTIEGQDTLAGGLVGENKGRVLTSYVDIDITGNAYGTENGSVYLGGLVGRNSGTIDKSYSVSKVTANGSYTNVGGLVGDHAAGSITNSYAAKEVVANADHSYAGGLLGRITNGTVTTAYSAGRVSAASGALAGGFAGRYDSESKELLYKSYYVKDIDNDINGDLPDFADGNMIWLNVHARLSTILSATLQDRSYFPGLSGWDFSSTWRYGSLDAAYKYPELIRTANTGGGSGGSDDINASISWYMKDQGALSFELRSEAELAGLAAIVNGTMSGVPKFDFAGRTVKVKNSIHIQSKMWVPIGFSEDSPFQGTFNGNGQLIDGLSVLPNYRYSGLFGVVGGQGKIMNVKLEPLSVAGQGVTGALAGWNQGGVSNVDIKLLGAAKISGTTVGGAIGKNTGTLAAMTVGLDGASRVEGTGTNPVVGGFVGENTFALNPDVIKLSTVDGSAGSSQSNATIGGIVGKQTGDVTGMSMTVSAGYRLSSSGASSVLGGLVGQHLSGKAENITLAFTDGAMQTTGPDSTLGGVIGQSNADSPIRNVTVTAAAGGRQLTGNGIVGGIVGLKTGKGNNTFDLDNVKVENLAIAAADGSPQAFLGGIAGKLGGTAVRQAAASGAVKANGGRIAAGGIAGQADDSIIYMADAKTDIDVVSAAGEAAAGGIAGILSSADMNKSFDFGKPVPFYHGIYNASVSAKGIKAASVDNEADLYAGGIAGKNMSASIYLSASSTGIAVSGGSTATVGGIAGYSSGVIVSATVHSGIGADSSRVYHVGGVVGQAAGGEIHYSNAVSVAGQKIAVGSAVTKPGMTPATHAGGFAGTGDNTRITHSFADIPLEIVCDNQDNTLYAGGFAGMLGDAEPGAGTIESAYAKGAVSVKGVTGAYAGGFAGSVDRYTITDAYATGDISNTGFDTRSGGFAGIIERAAVVKKAYAAPATIATTGINQAIRSYAGGFAGYNDGAVESAFANDSELVMNVSGANVFSGGLIGYNFRNGKVALSSYLGSSEPVGRNLGAADIVKAESDRTDSYGYGNWIFDPDTSFLTGDGLAEIVIQSGKQLSGAVLLYNDTGLDYYRLFNRTAAAKPALNKFSLGADISVDGGAWVPFGVFNGEFDGKGKTISGFKGKSPAAAAYGFAAENNGKIANIVFAEADVTGGTNTGIVAGINRKGGTVSGVTVKGTVSGGAYTGGAIGKNEGSASNVNGESLTVNGADYTGGLTGSNSGTISSAAFSATTVAAAGSYTGGVAGDNSGTIANAALNSTAVTGGTNTGLIVGINRAGGTVSGATAGGTAVGGSYTGGTAGTNEGSISKITIRSLIVNGADYTGGAAGKNAGNLSDINAESLTVNGADYAGGFAGLNGGSIEKMTAASLAVTGSGSHTGGVAGDNGKTITNAALNNVTVTGAAGTGLIAGTNRAGATVSGITAAGAVTGGDYTGGAVGTNEGAVSDVTISSLTLKGGNYAGGLTGLNKGSLEGIAVNAVIEAGSYTGGITGENEGLIRKAYSKGSIRNAPSAAAAAAGGIAGVNKAGGEIASSFSFADVDIVSDQGAAGGIAGMNYGSIHDSYYSGRAKAEGTAKVWAGGIAGRAVAGSISQVMNYGEIIASIGGKVVPGGSYFGGIAGQKEDAAVIGKTAYNKMMLKADTAYYNAEGKRTAGAPGEAAGMTAKDLAKGTLPEMLSSDLWYAAAGFYPQLTAFKETNASKVSAAAVMFDLKDTVGRIKSEFELTGSPVVWTADPNAVSLSSASGVLKGSLKSAGSVLLTATVNGESRSIAINDVLPFAETALKPRVISGDIRFNPQVSVALTTDETAGKIYYTVDGSEPDVWSKLYTGPILLTNTTTIRAVTIADEKENSEILSGTWTKQVMTSGGGIRSGGGGGGGFFPTPAAEQEPAPASEPAIKANVGQTRIQTDGKSAVIVARNSKLTLSAPEGQIIYYTTDGSTPTKNSPQYKDGILITGNMTIKMITDKDDTVVTIHYLVEDAKFALKSDAGQVKYISGYENNEFKPDAALSRYEIMYLLSPLLDKEEVPVGNVFGDVDKSMEELAAFFTSAGIIEGYPEGTFGGEKGLTRAEFVVIMSRVLKLDISEAGETVLSDVSGHWAEKYVDAFTKAGYVEGFPDGTFQPDSRITRAQAVVLVNRIIGKQKQQDVQPKFSDLPPTHWAFEDVMAAAR; this is translated from the coding sequence ATGACGGTAAGGCAAAAATCAATCCGCGGGATTGTATGTGCCGTTTTGTTGATGGCGATATTTGCATGCGCAGGGGCGTTTCTGGCCGATGCAAGCGGGGAGCGTTGGTCGGACCATGCGGATACCGGCTGGTACAATCCGGTCTATACGACGTTTACGATCGATACGCCGGCGAAGCTGGCCGGCGTAGCCAAGCTGGTCAATGACGGCGTCAGCCCGGGAGGGGCCTCAGTTAACGGGTTCAGCGGCAAAATCCTCGAGATCGACCGCGACCTGGACTTGTCGGCGTACGAATGGGTGCCTATCGGAACGGGGGCCAAGCCGTTCAAAGGAACTCTTATTGCTGCGGGCGGAAAAGTCAAGGACATTAGCGGCATGACATTGACGGACAACTTGACTTATGCCGGCTTTATCGGATACATGGATGGAGCGACGGTCGGCGGATTCAAGTTTACGGACACAGGAAGCATCAGCATGTCTTCCGTAACTCAGGACGTTTATGTGGGTGCGGCCGTCGGCTTGATGGCGAACAACAGCATCTTGTACGATATTACGAACAACGTGTCCATCTCGGTCGATTCGGTCACGAAAGTGACCTATGCCGGCGGCATCGTCGGCCGGGCGGAAGGCATCGTTTCCAACCTGGTCAATAACGGCGCGGTTGCCGCTTACGGCGGAGACGTTTATGCCGGCGGCATCACCGGCGCCGTGGACAGAAACGGGCTTAAGCTTAAGAAAATGTGGAATTACGGCGCAGTCAGCGCCGCCAGCAAGGCGGGCAAGAATGTTTATGCCGGCGGGATTGCCGGCCATTCTTCGACCTCCATCAAAATGGACGAAGAAAGTACGGCGATTTTGAATGCAGGCGCCGTTACGGCGTCAAACGGTTTAAACAACTACGCCGGCGGCATTTTAGGCAAAGTGAGCGGGGAAGTGACCTTCTCTGCGAATACGACAAACAGCGGTGCGGTCAATGTGGGAGCTCCCTCTGCACGCGGTTCGTATGCAGGAGGATTGACCGGCCGGTTGGATACGGCCGGATCGATGACGTTGGATTTTCCTTTTGCCGCCGGTACCGGCGCAGTGGCGAATAACGGCGGATCGAACGTGTACACGGGAGCCATTGCCGGTTATGTCGAAGGCTCCTTAACCTGGACGAGAAGCTTTACCAACAACGCGGGCATTACCGCGTCGGGCAAAGACCACGTCTACACCGGAGGCCTTGTCGGGTACATTTCAGGAAATGTACAATTTTCCAATATTGCCAAAAATAAGGGTGATCTTCAGATTTCGGGAGGAGGCCAATCGGGGCAACCGGATGAAGCTTATACCGGCGGTCTTGTCGGCTATGCCGCCGGCCGGGTCATATTCGAAAGCACGGCCGCTTCGGCCTATGAAAACAGCGGATCTATCACCGTAAGCGCAGGCACGGGCGTATATACGGGAGGGATCGTTTCCAACCGGGGTTACGCCCAATCGGACGGAAAAGCCAGCGAAAATGTCTCGAGTACGGGCAATATCAAGGTTACCGGCAAAACCAAAATCCAGACCGGCGGATATGTAGGTTCCCTGCCTGCGGACAGCGCGGATAAAACGCTCAGGAAAGCGGTGTTTGCAGGCGATATTACCGTCGCAGCGGCATCGTCCGGCGCGGACAATGCCGTCAGCACCGGCGGCATCGTCGGCTATTCGGCCGGAGCAGCGATCGATTCCGCCGAATTCCATGGGACGATCACAGCGGCGGGCGGAACGGGTACGTTCACCGGCGGCATCGCGGGCTACGTGGACGGAGGTTCGGTGACAGGCGCGACCGTAAGTAAAACGCCTCCGCAATACGCGGCGATAACGTCCGACGGAAGCAGCGGAGGCGTGGCCGGTTATTTGAAAGGGACTGCGGCTACGGCTACGGTTGAGTATATAACGTTTACCGTGACATCGGCGGACGGCTTCGCCGGCGGGGTAGCCGGTACGGCTCAGGGGACCATTTCCAATGCAACTATCGGGCACGCAACTTCAAAAACAAGCGACAGCGTAAAGTTTGCCGGAGGAGGCGGAATCGACCGGGTGACGGCCGGCGGCATCGTGGGGCATAATGACGGGCCTCTTACGCTTGCAAGCGGCAGTGTCGCGAAGATCGGCTTGCTCAGCGAAACCGGAAGAACCGGTTACAACCTGGGTGCCGTTGCCGGATCCTTGATGTCCGACGCCAAAGTCGGAACCGCCGGATCGCCGGTAAAGGTTAATGATCTGGTGATCGACATTAAGGCGGATAACAGCAGTGTGGGCGGGGCTATCGGCATAAACCGCTCCCCGCAGATTTTCTTGAACGTAGAGGGCCTGACCGTCACCATTCCCGCTTCCGGGGTGAGCTTCGGCGGTGCGGCAGGCGTGCAGAACGCTGCAGCGGGGACCGAGGCGGCCGATGGATTTATGATTGCGGTAAATAATGTAACATTGACGGCGCAAGGAAATAACCCGCAGATCGGCGGGATCGCCGGCAAGAGCACCGGCGTAATTGCAGGAGCCAAGGCGATAAATCATCAGCTTAGCGCGAGCGGGGTCGGAGCCGAGATCGGCGGGATCGTCGGACGTTCCGAAGCGCCCGACGGCAGCGCTTCGCCTGCCGTGGTCAAGGACGTATGGGTCCATGCCGGGGAAAATGTGCTGATCGGCGCAAGCGGTCAGAATTCGACTGTCGGCGGGATCGCCGGGTATGCGAAAAATACCGAAATCCAAAATCCTCAAATCGAAGCGGTGCTTCCCGACTACGCGACGCTGAACGTCGCCGGTGCCGGATCGGCTGCAGGCGGCATCGCCGGCAAGACGGACAACGGCAAAATCATCGGGGATGCCCAGAAGATCAACGCCGACAACCTGATCGTTTCCGGCACAGCCGACGCCTCCTCTTCCTATATCGGGGGGATTGTAGGCTACGGCAGCAAGACCCGGGTGGAGAAAGTGTTTTCCGGCGCCGTCAATCTGATCGCGAACGGTCCGAGTTCGACGGTGGGCGGCATGGCGGGATATAACCTGGGCACCGATACGGCCGTGATTATAAACAATAATACGGATGCCTTGAGCATCAAGGTGGGTCCAAACGCCGTTTCCTCCACGGCGGGCGGAGTGGTCGGACTGAACGACAAACGGGCCGGCGAGCCGGGCCCCGCGCCGGACAAGGAGATCAGCACGATCCAAAACAGCCGCATCGTCGGGACGATCTCGTCCGGCGCGCGCGCTTCCGTAACGGGAGGATTGGTTGGCAGCAACAGAAGTCTGATTGCCAACGGGAGCATTTCCGATAAAATCTCGGTCGTTTCCAAAGGGGAAGCCGGCATTGCAGGCGGGTTGGCCGGCCTTAACGAGGAAAGCGGGACGCTCTACTACACGTACTCCAACGCAAGCCTGACCATTGAAGGGCAGGATACGCTTGCCGGAGGATTGGTGGGCGAAAACAAAGGCCGCGTCCTGACCTCCTATGTGGATATCGATATTACGGGCAATGCGTACGGCACCGAAAACGGCTCCGTTTACTTGGGCGGGCTTGTCGGACGGAACAGCGGGACGATCGATAAATCGTATTCGGTATCGAAAGTGACTGCGAACGGCAGTTATACGAATGTAGGCGGCCTTGTCGGCGATCATGCGGCAGGCAGCATCACCAATTCGTATGCGGCCAAAGAGGTCGTTGCGAATGCCGATCATTCCTACGCCGGGGGCTTGCTCGGCCGAATTACGAACGGCACCGTGACGACCGCCTACTCGGCGGGACGGGTGTCGGCGGCAAGCGGCGCATTGGCCGGAGGTTTCGCCGGGCGTTATGACAGCGAAAGCAAGGAATTGCTGTATAAGTCGTATTATGTCAAGGACATTGACAACGACATTAACGGAGATTTGCCGGATTTTGCCGACGGGAATATGATCTGGCTTAATGTGCACGCGCGGCTTAGCACGATTCTTTCGGCAACGCTGCAGGACAGAAGTTATTTCCCCGGCTTGTCCGGCTGGGACTTCAGTTCGACCTGGAGATACGGATCGCTTGACGCTGCGTACAAATATCCCGAATTAATCCGTACGGCCAATACCGGCGGGGGATCGGGAGGCAGCGACGATATCAATGCGAGCATCAGCTGGTATATGAAGGACCAGGGGGCGCTGAGCTTCGAGCTGAGAAGCGAAGCGGAGCTCGCCGGGCTTGCCGCCATCGTGAACGGCACGATGTCAGGCGTACCCAAGTTCGATTTTGCGGGCAGAACCGTCAAGGTGAAAAATTCGATCCACATTCAATCGAAAATGTGGGTGCCGATCGGCTTTAGCGAAGACAGCCCTTTTCAAGGAACGTTCAACGGAAACGGCCAGCTGATCGACGGGCTTAGCGTTCTGCCCAATTACCGGTATTCCGGCTTGTTCGGAGTTGTCGGCGGGCAGGGCAAGATTATGAACGTCAAGCTGGAGCCTCTGTCCGTGGCAGGCCAGGGAGTAACCGGAGCGCTGGCCGGATGGAATCAAGGCGGTGTGTCCAATGTCGATATCAAGCTGCTCGGCGCTGCGAAAATTAGCGGGACGACCGTCGGCGGCGCGATCGGCAAAAACACGGGGACTTTGGCGGCGATGACCGTCGGCCTGGACGGCGCCAGCCGGGTGGAAGGCACGGGAACAAATCCGGTTGTCGGCGGATTCGTCGGCGAAAATACGTTTGCGTTAAATCCGGACGTCATCAAATTGAGCACTGTGGACGGCAGCGCAGGAAGCTCCCAGAGCAACGCGACGATCGGAGGGATCGTCGGGAAGCAAACCGGAGACGTCACCGGCATGAGTATGACCGTTTCGGCGGGATACCGCCTCTCGTCGTCAGGGGCAAGCAGCGTTTTGGGCGGACTCGTCGGCCAGCACCTGTCGGGAAAAGCGGAAAACATTACGCTCGCCTTTACGGACGGCGCGATGCAGACGACCGGTCCGGACTCGACGCTGGGCGGCGTGATCGGACAGTCGAACGCCGACAGCCCAATCCGCAACGTGACGGTAACCGCCGCGGCGGGCGGCAGGCAGCTGACAGGCAACGGCATCGTCGGCGGCATCGTCGGCCTCAAGACGGGCAAAGGGAACAACACGTTTGACCTGGACAATGTAAAGGTTGAAAACCTCGCAATCGCCGCGGCGGACGGAAGTCCGCAGGCATTTCTCGGCGGTATCGCCGGGAAGCTTGGCGGGACCGCGGTGCGGCAGGCTGCGGCAAGCGGCGCGGTGAAGGCAAACGGTGGCCGAATCGCAGCCGGAGGTATTGCGGGCCAGGCGGACGATTCCATTATCTATATGGCCGACGCGAAGACGGATATCGATGTCGTTTCGGCAGCGGGCGAAGCCGCCGCCGGTGGGATCGCCGGGATCCTGTCGTCCGCGGATATGAACAAAAGCTTCGATTTTGGCAAGCCGGTGCCTTTCTATCACGGTATTTATAATGCTTCCGTTTCCGCGAAAGGAATCAAAGCGGCTTCCGTAGATAATGAAGCGGACCTGTACGCGGGCGGGATCGCCGGCAAAAACATGTCAGCTTCCATTTATTTGTCCGCATCGTCTACCGGAATTGCCGTCAGCGGCGGCAGCACGGCGACGGTCGGAGGCATTGCCGGCTACAGCAGCGGCGTCATCGTCAGCGCGACGGTTCATAGCGGGATCGGCGCGGATTCCAGCCGCGTTTATCACGTGGGCGGCGTCGTCGGCCAGGCCGCAGGCGGGGAAATTCATTATTCGAACGCGGTTTCCGTCGCGGGACAGAAGATCGCCGTCGGCAGCGCCGTCACGAAGCCGGGAATGACGCCGGCCACTCATGCCGGCGGTTTCGCAGGAACGGGCGACAATACGAGAATCACCCATTCGTTTGCCGATATCCCGCTTGAGATCGTCTGCGACAACCAAGACAACACCCTTTATGCCGGCGGTTTTGCAGGTATGCTGGGCGATGCCGAGCCGGGTGCGGGGACGATCGAAAGCGCCTATGCCAAGGGTGCGGTGAGCGTTAAAGGTGTGACCGGCGCTTATGCCGGCGGCTTCGCCGGATCGGTGGACCGTTATACGATCACCGACGCTTACGCAACCGGCGATATTTCCAACACGGGCTTCGATACGCGGAGCGGCGGTTTTGCCGGCATTATCGAAAGAGCGGCCGTCGTGAAAAAAGCTTACGCGGCCCCGGCAACGATCGCAACGACCGGAATCAATCAAGCCATCCGCTCGTATGCCGGCGGATTTGCCGGTTACAACGACGGGGCGGTGGAAAGCGCATTTGCGAATGACTCCGAATTGGTCATGAATGTGAGCGGCGCGAACGTATTTAGCGGCGGTCTGATCGGATACAATTTCCGAAACGGCAAAGTCGCGCTCTCTTCTTATCTGGGATCGTCCGAGCCGGTTGGACGGAATCTGGGGGCGGCGGACATCGTCAAAGCCGAAAGCGACCGGACCGACTCTTACGGCTACGGAAACTGGATTTTTGATCCCGATACGTCTTTCCTGACCGGGGACGGGCTCGCCGAAATCGTGATTCAAAGCGGCAAGCAGCTAAGCGGTGCCGTGTTGCTTTACAACGATACGGGACTTGATTATTACCGGCTGTTTAACCGAACGGCTGCCGCCAAACCGGCGTTGAACAAATTTTCGCTCGGAGCGGATATTTCCGTGGACGGCGGCGCATGGGTTCCGTTCGGCGTCTTTAACGGCGAATTCGACGGCAAAGGCAAAACGATCTCGGGTTTTAAAGGAAAGTCGCCGGCAGCAGCCGCTTATGGGTTCGCCGCCGAGAACAATGGGAAAATCGCCAATATCGTCTTTGCCGAAGCCGATGTGACGGGCGGAACCAACACCGGAATTGTTGCCGGGATCAACCGTAAGGGCGGAACCGTCAGCGGCGTTACGGTGAAAGGTACGGTGAGCGGAGGCGCTTATACCGGCGGAGCGATCGGGAAAAACGAAGGCAGCGCGTCGAACGTAAACGGGGAATCGCTCACCGTGAACGGCGCCGATTATACGGGAGGTTTGACCGGGTCGAACAGCGGCACCATCAGCAGCGCAGCCTTTTCCGCGACAACGGTGGCCGCGGCGGGCAGCTACACCGGCGGCGTTGCCGGGGACAACAGCGGAACGATCGCGAATGCGGCGCTGAACAGCACGGCCGTCACAGGAGGAACGAACACCGGGCTTATCGTCGGAATCAATCGTGCCGGAGGAACCGTCAGCGGGGCTACAGCGGGCGGTACCGCTGTGGGCGGCAGCTATACCGGCGGAACGGCCGGGACGAACGAAGGCAGCATCTCGAAAATCACCATCCGATCTTTGATCGTGAATGGAGCCGACTACACGGGCGGAGCGGCAGGGAAAAACGCGGGCAATCTTTCCGATATCAACGCGGAGTCTCTTACCGTAAACGGCGCCGATTATGCAGGCGGCTTCGCGGGATTGAACGGCGGCTCCATCGAGAAAATGACCGCCGCTTCGCTGGCCGTAACCGGTTCGGGCAGCCATACCGGCGGCGTGGCCGGAGACAACGGCAAGACCATCACCAATGCGGCATTGAACAACGTTACCGTCACGGGAGCAGCGGGCACCGGGCTGATCGCCGGAACGAATCGCGCCGGAGCGACCGTGAGCGGCATTACGGCCGCGGGTGCGGTCACAGGCGGCGATTATACCGGCGGAGCGGTCGGAACAAACGAAGGCGCCGTTTCGGATGTCACGATTTCGTCTTTGACCTTGAAAGGCGGCAATTACGCCGGCGGCCTGACGGGTCTGAACAAGGGCAGTTTGGAAGGAATCGCTGTAAATGCCGTCATAGAAGCCGGTAGCTACACGGGCGGCATAACCGGAGAGAACGAAGGTTTGATCCGCAAAGCTTATTCCAAGGGCAGCATCCGCAATGCGCCATCCGCCGCGGCAGCTGCAGCGGGAGGAATCGCCGGAGTCAACAAGGCAGGCGGAGAGATCGCATCATCCTTCTCGTTCGCCGATGTGGACATCGTATCCGATCAAGGCGCAGCCGGCGGGATTGCCGGGATGAACTACGGATCGATCCACGACTCCTACTATTCGGGACGCGCGAAAGCCGAAGGCACCGCTAAAGTATGGGCCGGAGGCATCGCCGGCCGCGCCGTGGCCGGCTCGATAAGCCAGGTGATGAACTATGGCGAAATTATCGCGTCGATCGGCGGAAAAGTGGTGCCGGGAGGCAGCTATTTCGGCGGAATCGCCGGACAGAAGGAAGATGCCGCCGTTATCGGGAAAACGGCCTACAACAAGATGATGCTGAAAGCCGACACGGCCTACTACAACGCTGAGGGGAAAAGGACGGCGGGAGCTCCGGGGGAAGCGGCGGGAATGACGGCCAAAGACCTCGCGAAAGGAACGCTGCCGGAAATGCTTTCCTCCGATCTATGGTATGCGGCAGCAGGGTTTTACCCGCAACTGACCGCGTTTAAGGAAACGAACGCGTCCAAAGTGAGCGCCGCGGCCGTTATGTTTGACTTGAAGGATACGGTGGGCCGGATCAAATCCGAGTTCGAGCTGACCGGCAGTCCGGTCGTATGGACAGCCGATCCGAATGCGGTATCGCTCAGCAGCGCGTCCGGCGTGCTCAAAGGCTCCTTGAAGTCGGCGGGCAGCGTCTTGTTAACAGCCACGGTCAACGGGGAAAGCCGAAGCATCGCGATCAATGATGTTCTGCCTTTTGCCGAGACCGCCTTAAAGCCAAGGGTCATTTCCGGAGATATCCGGTTTAATCCTCAGGTTTCCGTCGCCTTGACGACGGACGAGACGGCCGGAAAAATATATTACACGGTGGACGGCAGCGAACCGGACGTCTGGTCCAAGCTGTATACGGGGCCGATACTGCTCACGAATACGACTACGATCAGAGCCGTTACAATCGCGGATGAGAAGGAAAACAGCGAGATATTGTCGGGTACTTGGACCAAGCAGGTGATGACCAGCGGAGGCGGCATTAGAAGCGGCGGAGGCGGGGGCGGCGGATTCTTCCCGACACCCGCTGCCGAACAGGAACCGGCACCGGCTTCCGAACCGGCAATTAAAGCCAATGTCGGCCAAACCCGAATTCAAACCGACGGCAAATCCGCGGTCATTGTCGCCAGAAACAGCAAATTGACCTTATCCGCTCCCGAGGGGCAAATCATTTATTATACAACCGATGGAAGCACCCCTACGAAAAATAGCCCGCAATATAAAGACGGGATTCTTATCACGGGGAACATGACCATCAAAATGATTACCGATAAAGACGATACGGTCGTTACGATCCATTATCTCGTTGAAGACGCCAAATTTGCCTTAAAGAGCGATGCCGGCCAGGTGAAATACATCTCCGGTTATGAGAACAACGAGTTTAAGCCGGATGCCGCTCTCAGCAGGTATGAAATCATGTACCTTCTCTCACCGCTGCTGGACAAGGAGGAGGTTCCCGTCGGGAATGTGTTCGGCGATGTGGACAAAAGTATGGAAGAGCTCGCCGCATTCTTCACATCGGCCGGAATCATCGAAGGCTACCCGGAAGGGACGTTCGGCGGGGAAAAAGGGCTGACGAGAGCCGAGTTCGTCGTCATCATGTCCAGAGTGCTGAAGCTCGACATTTCCGAAGCCGGCGAGACCGTCCTTTCCGATGTAAGCGGGCACTGGGCCGAGAAATACGTGGACGCCTTTACGAAGGCGGGGTATGTCGAAGGTTTCCCGGACGGTACGTTCCAGCCGGATAGCCGGATCACGAGGGCTCAGGCCGTCGTCCTGGTCAACCGGATTATCGGAAAGCAGAAACAGCAGGACGTGCAGCCGAAATTCAGCGATCTGCCTCCGACCCACTGGGCTTTCGAGGACGTTATGGCGGCAGCCCGCTAA
- a CDS encoding S1 family peptidase encodes MRVKIALVCMFLIIASGAPFFIKVNADAPAVYNAEEIYERSEASVFYIRALNGDDSLKAAGSGVVISPDGIAATAYHVIADAERIEAIFNDGRTVSPVEVLGVNEATDAAVLKLPARSEADQTYRALPIRETDVKHGEKVFAIGYPMKDVPIISEGIVNSPKAEINGRDRILTSAQIVSGMSGGPLIDRFGHLAGIISGSLRTMNNVHLVIGIGDIQSLVLQQAK; translated from the coding sequence ATGAGAGTCAAAATCGCTTTAGTGTGCATGTTCCTCATCATTGCGTCGGGGGCACCATTTTTCATAAAGGTGAACGCGGATGCCCCCGCCGTTTACAATGCGGAGGAAATCTACGAGCGCTCCGAAGCATCGGTATTTTATATCCGGGCGCTGAACGGCGACGATTCGCTTAAAGCCGCCGGTTCCGGGGTGGTCATCTCGCCGGACGGCATAGCGGCAACGGCTTACCACGTCATTGCCGATGCGGAGCGGATCGAGGCCATTTTTAACGACGGGCGGACGGTTTCTCCGGTCGAGGTGCTCGGGGTTAACGAAGCGACGGATGCGGCGGTGCTGAAGCTGCCCGCCCGATCGGAAGCGGATCAAACGTATCGCGCGCTTCCGATCCGGGAAACAGACGTGAAGCATGGGGAAAAAGTGTTTGCCATCGGGTACCCGATGAAAGATGTGCCTATCATATCGGAGGGGATCGTCAATTCTCCGAAAGCGGAGATCAACGGGCGGGATCGCATTTTGACATCCGCCCAGATCGTAAGCGGCATGTCCGGAGGACCGCTGATCGACCGCTTCGGTCATTTGGCGGGAATCATATCGGGATCTTTGCGGACCATGAATAACGTCCATCTGGTTATCGGCATCGGCGATATTCAGAGCCTGGTGCTGCAGCAGGCGAAGTAG